One genomic region from Haloprofundus salinisoli encodes:
- a CDS encoding AI-2E family transporter — MTEEGDRPRWFSDRAGLSILAAVSGILAALLVLTQLQYILLAIVLAYVLTPAQRRLERHLRSVTAALSLILLSVFAIFIPVAYILLVAIQQGLGLLTAIQDGELSLDTIQDRIGTSGYVIDFDLLYTTYQEPIATGLERLATGAITVIGGLPGVLIGLTVTVFVLFALLRNGEQLVAWLRSVVPVSDRVQRELLDELDTLMWASVIGNVAVAVVQAVLLGIGLVLVGMPGVVFLTVATFILTLLPLVGAFGVWLPVSIYLLTIGRPISAVLLFVYGSLVSASDLYVRPAIINRSGALNVATIVVGIFGGIILFGAMGLFVGPVVLGGTKVVLDLFAQERVEPTTG; from the coding sequence ATGACCGAAGAGGGAGACCGTCCGCGTTGGTTTTCAGACCGTGCTGGGTTATCGATCCTGGCGGCGGTGAGTGGCATTCTCGCCGCGCTTCTCGTTCTCACACAGCTACAATACATTCTACTCGCGATCGTCCTCGCATACGTTCTCACACCCGCACAACGGAGACTCGAGCGTCATCTGCGCTCAGTGACGGCTGCCCTCTCCCTCATCTTGCTTTCGGTGTTCGCGATTTTCATTCCGGTCGCATATATCCTCTTGGTCGCAATTCAGCAGGGACTAGGGCTCCTTACCGCCATCCAAGACGGGGAACTCAGTCTCGACACCATTCAGGACCGTATCGGAACCAGTGGTTACGTGATTGACTTCGATCTGTTGTATACGACGTATCAAGAGCCAATCGCTACCGGGTTGGAGCGTCTCGCTACCGGCGCGATAACCGTCATCGGCGGCCTCCCTGGTGTGCTGATCGGACTCACCGTGACGGTCTTTGTGCTCTTTGCGTTGTTGCGAAACGGCGAACAGTTGGTTGCATGGCTCCGATCAGTCGTCCCCGTCTCCGATCGTGTGCAGCGGGAACTGCTCGACGAACTCGACACCCTCATGTGGGCGTCCGTTATCGGTAACGTCGCTGTCGCGGTGGTCCAGGCGGTACTGCTTGGAATCGGGTTAGTGCTCGTCGGCATGCCCGGCGTCGTCTTCTTGACCGTGGCGACGTTCATACTGACGTTGCTCCCGCTCGTTGGGGCGTTCGGTGTCTGGCTTCCGGTTTCGATTTACCTACTCACGATCGGTCGCCCCATCTCAGCGGTACTGTTGTTCGTATACGGTTCGTTAGTCAGCGCTTCGGACCTCTACGTTCGCCCGGCGATCATTAACCGGAGCGGAGCGCTCAACGTAGCGACCATCGTCGTGGGTATCTTCGGGGGAATCATCCTGTTCGGGGCGATGGGCCTGTTCGTCGGCCCCGTCGTACTCGGCGGAACGAAGGTCGTCCTCGACCTGTTTGCCCAGGAGCGAGTGGAACCGACCACCGGCTGA
- a CDS encoding HalOD1 output domain-containing protein, with protein MSVGSPSRNQGLPPLHEIVTQIATREGVGPLDLPPLHYAIDPNIVPSLLESPDRNGSRGEITFTYFGYDVTVTEEGMVQVTEKKKTLFSGV; from the coding sequence ATGTCTGTGGGTTCGCCATCACGTAATCAGGGGCTCCCACCCCTCCATGAAATAGTCACACAAATCGCTACCCGTGAAGGTGTGGGACCGCTGGACCTGCCCCCGTTGCACTACGCGATTGACCCCAATATCGTCCCCTCGCTGCTTGAAAGCCCTGATAGGAACGGTTCCCGTGGCGAAATCACATTCACGTATTTTGGATATGATGTGACCGTCACTGAAGAGGGGATGGTACAGGTTACGGAGAAAAAGAAGACCCTGTTTTCAGGGGTATGA
- a CDS encoding shikimate kinase, with protein sequence MHGRASAPGAGTVLNALATGVGSAFAIDVETRASVELDGSGTVRGDVAEDPDADTRLVERCVERCVERFGDGEGGAVRTESDVPMAAGLKSSSAAANATVLATLSALGVDVVDEREERSARDGRVDTDDAVTRVDACLMGVEAARDAGVTVTGAFDDASASMLGGVTVTDNREDELLARDGVDWNVLVWTPPERAYSADADAERCTRIASVADTVADLALAGRYAEAMTVNGFAFSAALGFSADPAIEALPDAAGVSVSGTGPSVVAVGGAAALDTVRERWDDRPGTTLLTETRADGARIYD encoded by the coding sequence ATGCACGGCCGCGCATCCGCCCCCGGGGCGGGGACCGTCCTGAACGCGCTCGCGACCGGCGTGGGTTCGGCGTTCGCCATCGACGTGGAGACGCGCGCGTCCGTCGAACTCGACGGCTCGGGAACCGTCCGCGGCGACGTCGCCGAGGACCCCGACGCCGACACGCGACTCGTCGAACGCTGCGTCGAACGCTGCGTCGAGCGATTCGGCGACGGCGAGGGCGGCGCGGTCCGCACCGAGAGCGACGTGCCGATGGCCGCCGGACTCAAGAGTTCCAGCGCCGCCGCCAACGCGACGGTGCTGGCAACGCTGTCTGCGCTCGGCGTCGACGTCGTCGACGAACGCGAGGAACGGAGCGCACGCGACGGCCGGGTCGACACCGACGACGCCGTCACGCGAGTCGACGCCTGTCTGATGGGCGTCGAGGCGGCCCGCGACGCGGGCGTCACCGTCACCGGGGCGTTCGACGACGCCTCCGCGAGCATGCTCGGCGGTGTCACCGTCACCGACAACCGCGAGGACGAACTGCTCGCCCGCGACGGTGTGGACTGGAACGTTCTCGTCTGGACGCCGCCGGAGCGCGCCTACAGCGCCGACGCCGACGCGGAGCGATGTACTCGAATCGCATCCGTCGCCGACACGGTGGCGGATCTCGCGCTCGCGGGGCGCTACGCCGAGGCGATGACCGTCAACGGGTTCGCCTTCTCGGCGGCGCTCGGGTTCTCCGCGGACCCGGCGATAGAGGCGCTCCCCGACGCCGCGGGCGTCTCGGTGTCGGGCACCGGACCGAGCGTCGTCGCCGTCGGCGGCGCCGCGGCGCTCGACACCGTCCGAGAGCGGTGGGACGACCGACCCGGGACGACGCTTTTGACCGAAACACGAGCTGACGGAGCACGCATATATGACTGA
- a CDS encoding arsenic resistance protein: MNAKRWLQRHQVAVYAGAVLLSVTLGVLRPNSASAFERLIDPVLAVLLYVTFLEIPFVRLRRAFRNGRFFAAALGMNFLVVPVVVWGLTRFLPQRPVVLVGAFMVLLTPCIDYVITFTELAGGDSEQITATTPALMLVQLLLLPVYLWLFMGAGVAEAIEPEPFLEAFLILIALPLTLAWLTEAWVERSPKGAAWQETMGWLPVPMMAATLFVVIVSQLPRVRGSIDQIAVVVPVYVAFLVVMPVLGRLAAGALRMDTGESRALVFTSVTRNSLVVLPLALALPAGYRLAPAVVVTQTLVELTGMVALTRIVPTWLVPGGSTHHSPFTRTDGD; this comes from the coding sequence ATGAACGCGAAGAGGTGGCTCCAACGACACCAAGTTGCCGTGTATGCGGGTGCCGTTCTCCTCTCGGTGACGCTCGGCGTCTTACGTCCGAACTCGGCGTCGGCGTTCGAGCGACTTATCGACCCCGTGCTCGCCGTCCTCCTCTACGTCACGTTTCTGGAGATCCCGTTCGTCCGACTCCGACGTGCGTTCCGGAACGGGCGGTTCTTCGCGGCGGCGCTGGGGATGAACTTTCTCGTCGTCCCCGTCGTCGTCTGGGGACTCACCCGATTTCTCCCCCAACGACCGGTCGTCCTCGTCGGCGCGTTCATGGTACTTCTGACGCCGTGTATCGACTACGTCATCACCTTCACCGAACTCGCGGGCGGCGACTCCGAGCAGATCACCGCGACGACACCTGCGCTGATGCTCGTTCAGCTCCTGTTGCTGCCGGTGTACCTCTGGCTGTTCATGGGGGCGGGAGTCGCCGAGGCTATCGAGCCAGAACCGTTCCTCGAAGCGTTCCTGATACTCATCGCGCTTCCGCTGACACTCGCGTGGCTCACCGAAGCCTGGGTAGAGCGGTCGCCGAAGGGAGCGGCGTGGCAGGAGACGATGGGGTGGTTGCCCGTACCGATGATGGCCGCGACGCTGTTCGTCGTCATCGTCTCCCAGCTCCCTCGCGTGCGAGGTTCGATCGACCAAATCGCAGTCGTCGTTCCGGTGTACGTCGCGTTCCTCGTCGTCATGCCGGTGCTCGGACGACTCGCGGCGGGAGCGCTTCGGATGGACACCGGCGAGAGTCGAGCGCTCGTGTTCACGTCGGTCACCCGTAACTCACTGGTCGTTCTTCCGCTCGCGCTCGCGCTCCCGGCGGGGTATCGGTTGGCTCCCGCCGTCGTCGTGACGCAGACGCTCGTCGAACTGACTGGGATGGTTGCGCTCACGCGGATCGTTCCGACGTGGCTCGTGCCCGGGGGTTCGACTCATCACTCGCCGTTCACGCGGACAGACGGTGACTGA
- a CDS encoding AAA family ATPase, translating into MSDDSGIELTVRAAEKRDAGRGIARLPDSARRTLGVLSGDTVVIESERETVAKVWPAGPTAPAGTVQVDADTRTNAGAKVGETVRVRKVAVETARSVTITAAASVGTDDEDLLRRILKRALLDRPLLQGEQVHVEQLGDAPFVVSETNPDGTVRIADSTTVRVDIATDRSGSSVYPSTDRDAGRTAGSGAGTGSETGSDASGNAAPAPAKPATGINYEDIGGLDEELELVREMIELPLSEPEVFTRLGVEPPKGVLLYGPPGTGKTLIAKAVANEVDAHFVTISGPEIMSKYKGESEERLRETFEEARDSSPAIVFFDEIDSIAPKRDEGGDVEDRIVGQLLSLMDGLEARGEVIVIGATNRVDDLDPALRRGGRFDREIEIGVPGETGRREILDVHTRNMPLADDVDLDRIASRTHGFVGADLESLAKEAAMIALRRSRDGTDPVPLDELEITRADFEGAMAAVDPSAMREYVAETPTTTFENVGGLDEAKAVLERAVTWPLTYAPLFEAANTAPPSGVLLYGPPGTGKTLLARAIAGESGVNFIHVAGPELLDRYVGESEKSVREVFERARQAAPAIVFFDEIDAIAGDRDMSGGDSGVGERVVSQLLTELDRLSDNPNLVVLSATNRRDSLDPALLRPGRLESHVEVPAPDEAGRRAILDVHVRDKPLADDVDLDDVVSRMDGFTGADIAAVCREATLLAIRDVADRYEGAEANEHADEVLVTDGHFDTALETVDPTMR; encoded by the coding sequence ATGAGCGACGATTCGGGCATCGAACTCACGGTCCGCGCCGCCGAAAAACGCGACGCCGGCCGTGGCATCGCCCGCCTCCCCGACTCCGCTCGACGGACGCTCGGTGTTCTCAGCGGCGACACCGTCGTCATCGAAAGCGAACGCGAGACGGTCGCCAAAGTGTGGCCCGCCGGTCCGACCGCCCCCGCCGGCACCGTCCAGGTCGACGCCGACACCCGTACCAACGCCGGTGCGAAAGTCGGCGAGACCGTCCGCGTTCGGAAGGTCGCCGTCGAGACGGCCCGGTCTGTGACCATCACCGCCGCCGCGAGCGTCGGCACCGACGACGAAGACCTCCTCCGCCGCATTCTCAAGCGCGCACTGCTCGACCGTCCCCTCCTCCAAGGCGAGCAGGTCCACGTCGAACAACTCGGCGACGCGCCGTTCGTCGTGAGCGAGACGAACCCCGACGGCACCGTCCGTATCGCCGATTCGACGACCGTCCGCGTCGACATCGCAACCGACCGGAGCGGAAGCAGCGTATACCCTTCTACCGACCGAGACGCCGGGCGCACAGCCGGCTCGGGAGCCGGAACCGGCTCCGAGACGGGTTCCGACGCTAGCGGGAACGCCGCACCTGCACCTGCGAAACCGGCGACGGGAATCAACTACGAGGACATCGGCGGCCTCGACGAGGAGCTCGAACTCGTCCGCGAGATGATAGAGCTCCCGCTCTCCGAACCGGAGGTGTTCACCCGCCTCGGCGTCGAACCGCCGAAGGGCGTCCTCCTCTACGGCCCGCCCGGAACGGGGAAGACGCTCATCGCCAAAGCCGTCGCCAACGAGGTGGACGCGCACTTCGTCACCATCTCGGGTCCGGAGATCATGTCCAAGTACAAGGGCGAGTCCGAGGAGCGCCTCCGCGAGACGTTCGAGGAGGCCCGCGACAGCTCTCCCGCCATCGTCTTCTTCGACGAGATAGACTCCATCGCCCCGAAGCGCGACGAGGGCGGCGACGTGGAGGACCGCATCGTCGGCCAGTTGCTCTCGCTGATGGACGGCCTCGAAGCCCGCGGCGAGGTCATCGTCATCGGCGCGACCAACCGCGTCGACGACCTGGATCCCGCCCTCCGCCGCGGCGGGCGCTTCGACCGCGAGATCGAGATCGGCGTCCCCGGCGAGACCGGTCGGCGCGAGATTCTCGACGTCCACACGCGGAACATGCCGCTGGCCGACGACGTGGACCTCGACCGCATCGCGTCGCGGACCCACGGATTCGTCGGCGCGGACCTCGAATCGCTCGCCAAGGAGGCGGCGATGATCGCACTCCGTCGTTCGCGCGACGGGACCGACCCGGTTCCGCTCGACGAACTCGAAATCACCCGCGCGGACTTCGAGGGGGCGATGGCCGCCGTCGACCCGAGCGCGATGCGCGAGTACGTCGCCGAGACGCCGACGACGACGTTCGAGAACGTCGGCGGTCTCGACGAGGCGAAAGCGGTGCTCGAACGCGCGGTGACGTGGCCGCTGACGTACGCTCCGCTGTTCGAGGCGGCCAACACCGCACCGCCGTCGGGCGTGCTGCTGTACGGCCCGCCGGGGACCGGTAAAACGCTGCTCGCGCGGGCCATCGCCGGCGAGAGCGGCGTCAACTTCATCCACGTCGCCGGGCCGGAGCTGCTGGACAGGTACGTCGGGGAGAGCGAGAAATCGGTCCGAGAGGTGTTCGAGCGGGCCAGACAGGCCGCCCCGGCGATCGTCTTCTTCGACGAGATAGACGCCATCGCCGGCGACCGCGACATGTCGGGCGGCGACTCCGGCGTCGGCGAACGCGTCGTCTCGCAACTGCTGACCGAACTCGACCGCCTCAGCGACAACCCCAACCTGGTCGTGCTGTCGGCGACGAACCGCCGCGACTCGCTTGATCCGGCGCTGCTTCGGCCGGGGCGACTGGAGTCGCACGTCGAGGTGCCCGCGCCCGACGAGGCGGGTCGTCGCGCGATTCTCGACGTGCACGTCCGCGACAAACCGCTCGCCGACGACGTAGACCTCGACGACGTCGTCTCGCGGATGGACGGATTCACCGGCGCGGACATCGCGGCGGTCTGTCGCGAGGCGACGCTGTTGGCGATTCGAGACGTCGCCGACAGGTACGAGGGCGCGGAGGCCAACGAACACGCCGACGAGGTGCTCGTCACCGACGGCCACTTCGACACGGCGCTAGAGACGGTCGACCCGACGATGCGATAG
- a CDS encoding GNAT family N-acetyltransferase codes for MSGPAFLGGSAVSLCTVEEEDIAFIHESINSPEIWKTMEPSKPYTLNEIRAIFSSDSEPSSSVRFLVTAETEPIGLVGFSEINETAGVAEPSCWIHPDYSGEGYGTEAVELLLEYGFDHCRLHKFVAEVIEFNEPAQHLLDKIGFIEEGRQRDHDFVDGEYHDCILYGLLVTEWQQQRR; via the coding sequence ATGTCTGGCCCAGCCTTTCTCGGAGGTAGTGCTGTATCACTCTGTACGGTCGAAGAGGAGGATATAGCGTTTATCCATGAGTCGATTAATTCGCCTGAAATCTGGAAAACGATGGAGCCCTCCAAACCGTATACGCTAAACGAAATTCGCGCCATCTTCTCTTCGGACTCGGAGCCATCATCTTCAGTTCGCTTTCTCGTCACCGCTGAGACGGAACCCATTGGATTAGTGGGGTTCTCAGAGATAAACGAGACGGCGGGTGTCGCAGAACCAAGTTGTTGGATACACCCAGACTACTCCGGCGAAGGCTATGGAACCGAAGCGGTCGAGCTGCTCCTCGAGTATGGATTCGACCACTGTCGGCTTCACAAGTTCGTCGCAGAGGTGATCGAATTCAACGAGCCGGCCCAACATCTCTTGGACAAGATCGGTTTCATCGAAGAGGGGAGGCAACGAGACCATGATTTCGTCGACGGTGAATACCACGATTGTATCCTGTACGGATTACTCGTAACCGAGTGGCAGCAACAGCGTCGATAA
- a CDS encoding ATP-binding protein: protein MDSATDVETKLRQRVRQQEAVAELGQQALVTDDLDQLMHDASVAVAETLESDYCKVLELLPGDEVFLRQGVGWQDGLVGNATVPTDRDSQAGYTLLSEEPVIVDDLRTEERFSGPDLLVDHDVVSGISVIIGSFGDPWGILGTHTTAKRTFTEHDVNFVQNVANILASTIESEQTKRRLKEETQVRDQIVDTSPVGIVIINADETIQFANERAEEIYARSQEELATISADDSRWDLIDTQGNPLPDEKRPFKRVMATGKSVFDVEFGLRQPDGQRVWVSVNGSPLPIDGGEEHRAIFALNDITERKRLEAEFEEMVGRVSDAFYALDDEFRFTHVNERAAELLQHSREELLGKNLWEVFPSAAEIDEVWEAFHTARETQEATSYELYYDTLDFWVEANIYPSETGVSVYFRDITEQVEREQALEKSNERLEQFAYAASHDLQEPLRMVSSYLQLIERRYADALDEDGEEFLEFAVDGANRMREMIDGLLEYSRVDSRGRPLEPVNLGSAFEDVRDDLQMQIEDQDAEIAVENLPRVEGDAGQLRQVLQNLLSNAIQYSGDEPPEISVSAERSGSMWTISVADKGIGIDPDNRDRIFNVFEQLHGPEKHDGMGIGLALCQRIIERHDGEIWVDSAPNEGATFSFTIPAAQNSA from the coding sequence ATGGATTCGGCTACCGACGTGGAGACAAAACTTCGCCAGCGAGTTCGTCAGCAGGAGGCCGTCGCCGAACTCGGGCAGCAAGCACTCGTCACCGATGACCTCGATCAACTAATGCACGATGCGTCGGTAGCCGTCGCTGAAACGCTGGAGAGCGACTATTGCAAGGTTCTTGAGCTGCTTCCAGGAGACGAGGTGTTTCTTCGGCAAGGGGTCGGCTGGCAGGACGGCCTTGTTGGGAATGCGACGGTCCCGACGGACCGTGACTCCCAGGCTGGCTATACGCTGCTCTCTGAAGAGCCAGTTATCGTTGACGATCTCCGAACCGAGGAGCGTTTTTCAGGTCCCGATTTACTCGTCGATCACGACGTTGTCAGCGGAATCAGCGTTATCATCGGTTCGTTCGGAGATCCGTGGGGAATACTGGGGACGCATACGACGGCCAAACGGACGTTCACCGAACACGATGTCAACTTCGTCCAGAACGTCGCCAATATTCTCGCCTCCACCATCGAAAGTGAACAAACGAAACGCCGTCTAAAAGAGGAAACCCAAGTTAGAGATCAGATCGTCGACACCAGCCCCGTCGGAATCGTCATTATCAACGCGGATGAGACAATACAGTTCGCCAACGAGCGTGCTGAGGAGATCTACGCCCGGAGTCAAGAAGAACTTGCCACGATCTCTGCCGATGATTCCCGCTGGGATTTAATTGATACTCAAGGAAATCCACTCCCCGACGAGAAGCGACCGTTCAAGCGGGTGATGGCGACGGGTAAATCCGTTTTCGACGTAGAGTTTGGCTTGCGCCAGCCGGACGGACAGCGCGTCTGGGTCTCTGTGAACGGATCACCGTTACCGATCGATGGCGGTGAGGAACACCGCGCTATCTTTGCGCTGAACGATATCACCGAGAGAAAGCGCCTCGAAGCCGAATTCGAGGAGATGGTTGGACGGGTTTCCGATGCGTTCTACGCGCTCGACGACGAGTTTCGATTTACCCACGTCAACGAACGTGCCGCAGAACTCCTCCAACATTCCCGTGAAGAGTTACTCGGCAAGAACCTCTGGGAGGTGTTCCCCTCTGCCGCCGAAATCGATGAGGTCTGGGAGGCCTTCCATACAGCACGTGAGACGCAGGAAGCGACCAGCTACGAACTGTACTACGACACGCTCGACTTCTGGGTCGAAGCGAACATTTACCCGTCCGAAACGGGCGTCTCGGTCTACTTCCGTGATATTACTGAACAAGTCGAGCGCGAGCAGGCACTCGAGAAGTCGAATGAACGCCTCGAACAGTTCGCCTACGCCGCTTCCCACGATCTCCAAGAACCCCTCCGGATGGTCTCAAGTTACCTTCAGCTGATTGAGCGTCGGTACGCCGATGCATTGGACGAAGATGGCGAGGAGTTTCTTGAGTTTGCTGTTGACGGAGCTAACAGAATGCGCGAGATGATCGACGGCCTACTCGAGTACTCGAGAGTTGACTCCCGGGGGAGACCGCTCGAGCCGGTTAATCTCGGGTCCGCCTTCGAGGATGTCCGCGATGATCTCCAGATGCAGATCGAGGACCAAGACGCCGAGATTGCTGTCGAAAACCTGCCTCGCGTCGAGGGTGATGCCGGGCAGTTACGACAAGTCCTCCAGAACCTCCTGTCGAATGCGATTCAGTATAGTGGAGATGAGCCCCCAGAGATATCCGTGTCTGCGGAGCGATCCGGTTCAATGTGGACAATTTCCGTCGCTGACAAGGGGATTGGTATCGACCCTGACAACAGAGATCGCATTTTCAACGTGTTCGAGCAACTGCATGGGCCGGAGAAGCACGACGGAATGGGTATCGGGCTCGCGCTCTGCCAACGCATCATTGAGCGCCACGACGGTGAGATCTGGGTCGACTCGGCACCTAACGAAGGAGCGACATTCTCGTTTACGATTCCCGCGGCGCAGAATTCTGCGTAG
- a CDS encoding chorismate mutase, producing the protein MTDDLTETEPNRPRPDEMSLDELREEIEDIDRELVELIARRTYVADTIAQVKDERDLPTTDEAQEDKVMERAGVNAEKFEVDANLVKAIFRLLIELNKVHQRENR; encoded by the coding sequence ATGACTGACGACCTCACAGAGACCGAGCCGAATCGACCGCGACCCGACGAGATGAGCCTCGACGAACTCCGCGAGGAGATCGAGGATATCGACCGCGAACTCGTCGAACTCATCGCCCGGCGAACGTACGTCGCCGACACCATCGCGCAGGTCAAAGACGAGCGAGACCTCCCGACGACCGACGAGGCCCAGGAAGACAAGGTGATGGAGCGAGCGGGCGTGAACGCCGAAAAATTCGAGGTGGACGCGAACTTGGTGAAGGCCATCTTCCGGTTGCTCATCGAGTTGAACAAAGTACATCAGCGTGAGAATCGGTAG
- a CDS encoding DUF5796 family protein — MSARNDVPPSTLGVELLDIGVEVEYLDGRKTLYRGVPQKHSGPLRTGPGKETHVLVTDPTETEGVMMYVNDLKTHDDILDDSGVGRILLGDGDEEELFPGVVVRRVGGMRTEVEADPEVARGRVFVFVEDDWGEESFELVSEE; from the coding sequence ATGAGCGCGCGCAACGACGTCCCCCCGAGTACGCTCGGCGTCGAACTCCTCGACATCGGCGTCGAAGTAGAGTACCTCGACGGTCGCAAGACGCTGTACCGCGGCGTCCCCCAGAAGCACAGCGGTCCGCTCCGAACCGGGCCGGGTAAGGAGACGCACGTCCTCGTCACCGACCCCACCGAAACCGAGGGCGTGATGATGTACGTCAACGACCTGAAGACCCACGACGACATCCTCGACGACAGCGGCGTCGGCCGCATCCTCCTCGGCGACGGCGACGAGGAGGAACTGTTCCCGGGCGTCGTCGTCCGCCGCGTCGGCGGGATGCGCACCGAAGTCGAGGCCGACCCGGAGGTCGCCCGTGGCCGCGTCTTCGTCTTCGTCGAGGACGACTGGGGTGAGGAGAGCTTCGAACTCGTCTCCGAGGAGTAG
- a CDS encoding hemolysin family protein, whose product MVDIVLSAAQLVVALILVLLNGFFVAAEFAFVRIRGTSVEQLVEEGRPGAGTLQEVMVGLDDYLATTQLGITIASLGLGWVGEPAVASLIEPVLEPILPANLIHLVAFAVGFGLITFLHVVFGELAPKTLAIAKTERLSLFLAPPMKVFYYILYPGIVVFNGTANAFTRSLGVPPASETDETLGERELLRVLTQSGEEGDIDVAEVTMIERVFDLDDTVVREVMVPRPDVMSVPADAMLSELHSVVFEAGHTRYPVLDADDGDQVVGFVDVKDVLRAEVDDGDAERVGDIAREILIVPETMTISDLLIQFREDRQQIAGVIDEWGAFEGIATVEDIVEALVGDLRDEFDLDEREPSIRRRDDGMYDIDGGVPLSKVNDTLDGDFESEEVETIGGLVLGQLNRAPELGDRVEVDGNVVEVTSVEGTRISTVRVYQKDIDDSAVD is encoded by the coding sequence ATGGTAGACATCGTGCTCTCGGCGGCACAACTCGTCGTCGCACTAATCCTCGTGCTTCTGAACGGTTTTTTCGTCGCTGCAGAGTTCGCTTTCGTTCGGATTCGGGGAACGTCGGTCGAACAGCTCGTCGAGGAGGGACGGCCCGGCGCGGGGACGCTCCAAGAAGTGATGGTGGGCCTCGACGACTATCTCGCGACGACGCAACTCGGCATCACCATCGCTTCCCTGGGACTGGGATGGGTCGGCGAACCCGCCGTGGCATCGCTCATCGAGCCCGTGTTGGAACCGATTCTCCCGGCGAATCTCATTCATCTCGTCGCCTTCGCGGTCGGCTTTGGTCTCATCACGTTCCTCCACGTCGTCTTCGGTGAGCTCGCGCCGAAGACGCTTGCAATCGCGAAGACCGAGCGACTCTCGCTGTTCCTCGCCCCGCCAATGAAGGTCTTCTATTACATCCTCTATCCGGGAATCGTCGTCTTCAACGGGACAGCCAACGCGTTCACGCGGTCGCTCGGCGTACCGCCCGCCTCCGAAACGGATGAGACGCTCGGCGAACGGGAACTCCTTCGGGTACTTACTCAATCCGGCGAGGAAGGGGATATCGACGTGGCAGAAGTGACGATGATCGAGCGCGTCTTCGATCTTGACGACACCGTGGTGCGAGAGGTCATGGTCCCGCGGCCGGACGTGATGAGCGTTCCGGCGGATGCCATGCTCTCCGAACTTCATTCAGTCGTCTTTGAGGCCGGTCACACGCGCTATCCGGTCCTTGATGCCGACGACGGCGACCAAGTGGTCGGATTCGTGGACGTCAAGGACGTGCTACGAGCAGAGGTGGACGACGGGGATGCCGAGAGAGTCGGTGACATCGCCCGCGAGATTCTCATCGTTCCGGAGACGATGACCATCAGCGATCTCCTAATACAGTTCAGAGAGGATCGCCAGCAGATAGCCGGCGTCATCGACGAGTGGGGAGCGTTCGAGGGGATTGCAACGGTTGAAGATATCGTCGAGGCCCTCGTCGGAGACCTTCGAGATGAGTTTGATCTCGATGAGCGCGAGCCCTCGATACGCCGGCGCGACGATGGGATGTACGACATCGACGGAGGTGTACCACTGTCGAAAGTTAACGACACCCTCGATGGGGACTTCGAAAGCGAGGAGGTCGAAACGATCGGTGGATTGGTGCTCGGCCAACTCAACCGGGCGCCAGAACTTGGCGACCGCGTCGAGGTCGACGGGAACGTCGTTGAGGTAACGAGCGTCGAGGGAACCCGAATTTCGACGGTGCGAGTCTATCAAAAGGATATCGATGATTCAGCGGTGGACTGA
- a CDS encoding DUF7128 family protein, giving the protein MVATTERDDMTWYECEECGLLFENETDAKQHESSCDAEDPSYLQ; this is encoded by the coding sequence ATGGTCGCCACGACAGAGCGGGACGATATGACGTGGTACGAGTGCGAGGAGTGCGGACTCCTCTTCGAGAACGAGACGGACGCGAAGCAACACGAGTCGAGCTGCGACGCAGAGGACCCCTCTTACTTGCAGTGA